One Phycisphaera mikurensis NBRC 102666 DNA window includes the following coding sequences:
- a CDS encoding TIGR01777 family oxidoreductase: MPESFTKKSAIPASTAEVFDWHERAGAFMRLQPPWERVELLEFEGIRDGQKAVLRVWAPWKRKWVAMHHGFVPGVQFCDRQEEGPFARWDHAHRVEPDPGNGGETAVMNDDVRYEMPFGPLGMIAHGVFAREKIEQMFAHRHAVLREDHERRNRLAEHAGGLDTLKVAMTGGSGFVGSLLTPLLTTRGHAVKPVRRPAEGIGWNTGDLAGADAVVHLAGEPIAQRWSERAKKRIRESRLEGTRVLAEALTRLPQKPKVLVSASAVGFYGARGDELLDEDSAGGSGFLAEVAAGWEAATRAASDAGIRVVHPRIGVVLDPRGGALQRMLPIFAAGVGGRLGHGGQWFPWISSFDLCDVLARCLVDPSLRGPINAVAPEPVTNAVFTKTLGRVLKRPAVLPAPGFALRAAFGEMADAALLGGARVVPSRLQQAGFRWRHPDLEAALRALLGKRRL; this comes from the coding sequence ATGCCCGAATCCTTCACCAAGAAGTCCGCGATCCCCGCCTCCACCGCCGAGGTTTTTGATTGGCACGAGCGGGCGGGCGCCTTCATGCGGCTGCAGCCGCCCTGGGAGCGGGTGGAGCTGCTGGAGTTCGAGGGCATCCGCGACGGCCAGAAGGCGGTGCTCCGGGTCTGGGCGCCGTGGAAGCGGAAGTGGGTGGCGATGCACCACGGCTTCGTGCCGGGGGTGCAGTTCTGCGATCGGCAGGAGGAGGGACCCTTCGCCCGGTGGGATCACGCCCACCGGGTGGAGCCGGACCCGGGCAACGGCGGGGAGACGGCGGTCATGAACGACGACGTCCGCTACGAGATGCCGTTCGGCCCGCTGGGGATGATCGCCCACGGCGTCTTCGCCCGCGAGAAGATCGAGCAGATGTTCGCCCACCGCCACGCGGTGCTGCGCGAGGACCACGAGCGGCGGAATCGGCTGGCGGAGCACGCCGGCGGCCTCGACACGCTCAAGGTGGCGATGACCGGCGGCAGCGGCTTCGTCGGCTCGCTGCTCACGCCGCTCTTGACCACCCGCGGCCACGCGGTCAAGCCGGTGCGGCGGCCGGCCGAGGGCATCGGCTGGAACACCGGCGACCTCGCCGGCGCCGACGCGGTGGTCCACCTCGCCGGCGAGCCGATCGCCCAGCGCTGGAGCGAGCGGGCGAAGAAGCGGATCCGGGAGAGCCGGCTCGAGGGCACCCGCGTGCTCGCCGAGGCGCTGACGCGGCTGCCCCAGAAGCCCAAGGTGCTGGTGTCCGCCTCGGCGGTGGGCTTCTACGGCGCCCGCGGGGACGAGCTGCTCGACGAGGACAGCGCCGGCGGGAGCGGCTTCCTTGCGGAGGTCGCCGCCGGCTGGGAAGCCGCGACCCGGGCGGCTTCCGACGCGGGCATCCGCGTGGTCCACCCGCGGATCGGCGTGGTGCTCGACCCCCGGGGCGGGGCGCTGCAGCGGATGCTCCCGATCTTCGCCGCCGGCGTCGGCGGGAGGCTCGGCCACGGCGGGCAGTGGTTCCCGTGGATCAGCAGCTTCGACCTCTGCGACGTCCTCGCCCGCTGCCTCGTCGATCCGTCGCTCCGCGGCCCCATCAATGCCGTCGCGCCCGAGCCGGTCACCAACGCCGTCTTCACCAAGACCCTCGGACGCGTCCTGAAGCGGCCCGCCGTGCTGCCCGCCCCGGGTTTCGCCCTGCGGGCGGCCTTCGGCGAGATGGCCGATGCCGCCCTGCTCGGCGGGGCACGCGTGGTGCCCTCGCGGCTGCAGCAAGCGGGCTTCCGCTGGCGGCACCCGGACCTCGAGGCGGCGCTGCGGGCGCTCCTGGGCAAGCGCCGCCTCTGA
- a CDS encoding MlaD family protein → MAASNERAAFKAGLFILAMAVLAVVMVFLVRGFRGSLGDTQRVTVVFGPGANAAALTAGSPVRIFGVGVGSVAEARVVPDEEQGALVEVVASLPSGFDVMSDAEVIASASLTGESWLDFVTLGSGEKMEPGGRIDGSSGGFQKALDVVNEALPAAVQAVEQVTRVTQRLDALVVKLESQVDPLVADVTALTEVAASAAGELDALLGDSGGDLRSTFKSLAGVTEAAEAKVPALLDRGETLLTDADATLAKADPLLDRVGPVIADTRAVVSDVRGLVRTNAGPITRTVESLERTALDARGAASELRAAPWRILYKPKEKDQRNLALYAAARDYAAGAQDLEAAAEALRVAVEAAPEDGTLSAEETERLAELRRRVVGSYDNYERVQAQLWQQFER, encoded by the coding sequence ATGGCAGCATCCAACGAACGCGCAGCCTTCAAGGCGGGGCTGTTCATCCTCGCGATGGCCGTGCTCGCGGTGGTGATGGTCTTCCTGGTCCGCGGCTTCCGCGGATCGCTCGGCGACACCCAGCGGGTGACGGTGGTGTTCGGCCCCGGGGCCAACGCCGCGGCGCTGACCGCCGGCTCGCCGGTGCGGATCTTCGGCGTCGGGGTCGGGAGCGTGGCGGAGGCGCGGGTCGTGCCCGACGAGGAGCAGGGGGCGTTGGTGGAGGTGGTCGCGTCGCTGCCCAGCGGCTTCGACGTCATGTCCGACGCGGAGGTGATCGCCTCGGCCTCGCTGACCGGCGAGAGCTGGCTCGACTTCGTCACCCTCGGTTCGGGGGAGAAGATGGAGCCCGGCGGCCGCATCGACGGCAGCAGCGGCGGGTTCCAGAAGGCCCTCGACGTCGTCAACGAGGCGCTGCCGGCCGCGGTGCAGGCCGTCGAGCAGGTGACGCGGGTGACGCAGCGTCTCGACGCGCTGGTGGTGAAGCTGGAGTCGCAGGTCGACCCGCTCGTCGCCGACGTGACGGCGCTGACCGAGGTCGCCGCCTCCGCCGCCGGCGAGCTGGACGCGCTGCTGGGCGATTCCGGGGGCGACCTCCGCTCCACCTTCAAGAGCCTCGCCGGCGTCACGGAAGCGGCCGAGGCGAAGGTGCCGGCGCTGCTGGACCGGGGCGAGACGCTGCTGACCGACGCCGACGCCACGCTGGCCAAGGCCGACCCGCTGCTCGACCGTGTCGGCCCGGTCATCGCCGACACCCGCGCCGTGGTCTCGGACGTCCGCGGGCTCGTCCGCACCAACGCCGGGCCGATCACGCGGACCGTCGAGTCGCTCGAGCGCACGGCGCTGGACGCACGCGGCGCGGCGAGCGAGCTGCGGGCGGCCCCCTGGCGGATCCTCTACAAGCCCAAGGAGAAGGACCAGCGCAATCTCGCGCTCTACGCGGCCGCGCGCGACTACGCCGCGGGCGCCCAGGACCTCGAGGCGGCGGCGGAGGCCCTGCGGGTGGCCGTGGAGGCCGCGCCCGAGGACGGCACCCTGAGCGCCGAAGAGACCGAGAGGCTCGCCGAGCTCCGCCGCCGCGTCGTGGGGTCGTACGACAACTACGAGCGGGTGCAGGCCCAGCTCTGGCAGCAGTTCGAACGCTGA
- a CDS encoding type II secretion system F family protein, whose amino-acid sequence MPEFAYTALDAAGATVSGSLSAASRRAAVDRLAASGRVAVEVKEGAAAAYPNAAAGKRGVSFPGSRVTGRQQAAMLRQVAVALQAGLNLLPALEAVAEQAESPALRGLVEGLAAKVKEGSSLSAAMREAGPRSFSAMQVSMVEAGEAAGLLDEVAASLADFAERDLDVREKLRSAAMYPMLVLGLGGLSIVVIVVFILPRIMETVNTPFEELPLPTRLLMTISDGVRTPVGAAALLGVAAALFLALRWSRTPEGARTADLWKLKLPVIGPAVKKVGVARFARALGTLTGAGIQVVQALRITRNTLGNRVMAEQVDAAADAIVAGESIAAPLKSGGFFPPLLVQVVAMGEKTGRLDELLLRSADTYDRETRVALDRVMSVLPALLIMILAVIVAFILAAALLPIMTMDVG is encoded by the coding sequence GTGCCCGAATTCGCTTACACCGCGCTCGACGCCGCCGGGGCCACCGTCAGCGGCTCCCTGAGCGCGGCCTCGCGGCGAGCGGCGGTCGACCGGCTGGCGGCTTCGGGGCGGGTGGCGGTGGAGGTGAAGGAGGGCGCTGCGGCCGCCTACCCCAACGCGGCGGCGGGGAAGCGGGGCGTGTCGTTCCCGGGGAGCCGCGTCACCGGGCGGCAGCAGGCGGCGATGCTGCGGCAGGTGGCGGTGGCGCTGCAGGCGGGGCTGAACCTGCTGCCGGCGCTGGAGGCGGTTGCCGAGCAGGCGGAGTCGCCGGCGCTGCGGGGCCTCGTGGAGGGCCTGGCCGCCAAGGTCAAGGAAGGTTCGTCGCTCTCGGCGGCGATGCGGGAGGCGGGACCGAGGAGCTTCTCGGCGATGCAGGTCAGCATGGTCGAGGCGGGCGAAGCGGCCGGGCTGCTCGACGAGGTCGCGGCGTCGCTCGCCGACTTCGCCGAGCGCGACCTGGACGTCCGCGAGAAGCTGAGGTCGGCCGCGATGTACCCGATGCTCGTGCTCGGCCTCGGCGGCCTCTCGATCGTCGTCATCGTCGTCTTCATCCTGCCGCGGATCATGGAGACGGTGAACACGCCCTTCGAAGAGCTGCCGCTCCCCACGCGCCTGCTGATGACGATCAGCGACGGCGTCCGCACGCCCGTGGGCGCGGCCGCGTTGCTGGGCGTGGCCGCGGCCCTCTTCCTCGCCCTGCGCTGGTCGCGGACACCGGAGGGTGCCCGCACGGCCGACCTCTGGAAGCTGAAGCTCCCGGTCATCGGCCCCGCCGTGAAGAAGGTCGGCGTCGCCCGCTTCGCCCGTGCCCTCGGGACCCTCACCGGCGCCGGCATCCAGGTCGTGCAGGCTCTGCGGATCACCCGCAACACGCTGGGCAACCGCGTCATGGCCGAGCAGGTCGACGCCGCCGCCGACGCCATCGTCGCCGGCGAGAGCATCGCCGCCCCGCTGAAGTCCGGGGGCTTCTTCCCGCCGTTGCTCGTGCAGGTCGTGGCGATGGGCGAGAAGACCGGCCGGCTCGACGAGCTGCTGCTCCGCTCCGCCGACACCTACGACCGCGAAACCCGCGTCGCCCTCGACCGCGTCATGAGCGTGCTGCCGGCGCTGCTGATCATGATCCTCGCGGTCATCGTCGCCTTCATCCTGGCGGCGGCGCTGCTGCCGATCATGACGATGGACGTCGGGTAG
- a CDS encoding putative quinol monooxygenase: MTENLLNLSPAARSGVWLIVDFFTDPAREAEAVALFTQHVEDGRHDAGNLAFFVMKDQKEPGRFTSVECWEDEAAIQNHDAQPHHPVFLAELAKLQTREKEVRFLGFVATGDA; the protein is encoded by the coding sequence ATGACCGAGAACCTGCTGAACCTCTCGCCCGCCGCCCGCTCGGGCGTCTGGCTGATCGTCGACTTCTTCACCGACCCGGCTCGCGAGGCGGAGGCCGTCGCACTCTTCACGCAGCACGTCGAGGACGGGCGGCACGACGCGGGCAACCTCGCCTTCTTCGTGATGAAGGACCAGAAAGAGCCCGGCCGCTTCACGTCGGTGGAGTGCTGGGAGGACGAGGCGGCGATCCAGAACCACGACGCCCAGCCGCACCACCCGGTCTTCCTCGCGGAGCTTGCGAAGCTGCAGACCCGCGAGAAGGAGGTGCGCTTCCTCGGCTTCGTCGCCACAGGCGACGCGTGA
- a CDS encoding phosphoribosylanthranilate isomerase, with protein sequence MTVRGFHAPAETPADRTRVKICGVRDVGTAAVCAEAGVDFVGLVFVRRSPRCVETAEAEGVTRALHAFGLHAPVPVGLFCDHAVEDVRAIAAAAGLTTVQLHGRESAAEVAALADAGLTVWKAVPFDADGVRRWAGVRGLAALLVDAPPPARGGVTGGHGVRFDWQALAGVDRGGLPPLWLAGGLTPENVAGAIGIVRPFGVDVSSGVESAKGVKDAAKVRAFVGAAGSVAG encoded by the coding sequence GTGACGGTCCGCGGATTCCATGCTCCTGCCGAGACGCCCGCCGACCGCACGCGCGTGAAGATCTGCGGGGTGCGGGATGTGGGGACGGCGGCGGTGTGCGCGGAGGCGGGGGTCGATTTCGTCGGGCTCGTCTTCGTCCGGCGGTCGCCACGCTGCGTGGAGACGGCGGAGGCGGAGGGGGTGACCCGGGCGCTGCACGCCTTCGGGCTGCACGCGCCGGTGCCGGTGGGGCTGTTCTGCGACCACGCGGTGGAGGACGTGCGGGCGATCGCGGCGGCGGCGGGTCTGACGACGGTGCAGCTGCACGGCCGCGAGTCCGCCGCCGAGGTGGCGGCGCTCGCGGACGCCGGACTCACCGTGTGGAAAGCGGTCCCCTTCGATGCCGACGGCGTGCGGCGCTGGGCCGGCGTCCGCGGCCTCGCCGCGCTGCTCGTGGACGCGCCGCCTCCGGCCCGCGGCGGGGTCACCGGCGGGCACGGCGTCCGGTTCGACTGGCAGGCCCTCGCCGGCGTCGACCGCGGCGGCCTCCCGCCGCTGTGGCTCGCCGGCGGGCTCACGCCGGAGAACGTCGCCGGGGCGATCGGGATCGTGCGGCCATTCGGCGTCGACGTCTCCAGCGGCGTCGAGTCGGCCAAGGGGGTCAAGGACGCGGCGAAGGTGCGGGCGTTCGTGGGAGCCGCGGGTAGCGTGGCCGGATGA
- a CDS encoding ATP-dependent helicase, which produces MPDAADVLPDFLSDEAHPKAAAAAPPEPATFKEASAGYRSAGVDHAAELTEGLTEPQAEAVAHVDGPLLVLAGPGSGKTRVITRRVAYLVRACGVPPWHVLAITFTNKAAGEMRERVAQLLTEKQARAATVSTFHALCARLIRQHAERVGLPPGYSIYDTADQKAAIKTALSELEINPKNFAPASMLAGISNAKNELLTPAAYQATASDFHKRTVAKVYAKYQQILVRNSAVDFDDLLMKTVELCSNHPDVLAELQDRFRYILVDEYQDTNRAQFMIADFLAKSHHNLMVTGDPDQSIYGWRGADIRNILDFETGYAEAKTIRLEQNYRSTKTILAAADALIANNARRKAKRLFTDNDDGGPVVVTKTYDQDQEAQFLAERLKHHHDAGTPWSDMAVFYRINSLSRSLEDALRDGAIPYQIARGTAFYDRKEVKDALAFLRAIANPADEVTHFRIINTPARGISAASVKAIRAHTLATDQPLNGALADPEKIAGLNNRAQVAVAKFHAMLEGWRQRAGLVATPGEGLLVPRRDADPSEQGSLADLVRDVIDRSGLDAFYRNDKSDPDQERLANLGELVTSVTQFEEQMELDRLEDDPDAEVPGLGEKLLGFLERVALVADADSIDAADGSVTLMTLHAAKGLEFPVVGMIALEDGLLPHQRAAEDEDEMEEERRLAFVGITRAERHLYLTSTKYRTVFGRTNPTVPSRFLDELPESAVERRDIADDALDGGGFTHRRGQAQRNRADREADAWPPGTEVRHPQFGRGRIRKVDSMGAHTRASVEFQTHGLKTMILQYARLERV; this is translated from the coding sequence ATGCCCGACGCCGCCGATGTTCTGCCGGACTTCCTGTCCGACGAGGCCCACCCGAAGGCCGCGGCCGCCGCTCCGCCCGAGCCGGCGACGTTCAAGGAGGCGAGCGCCGGCTACCGGTCCGCCGGCGTCGACCACGCGGCGGAGCTGACCGAGGGGCTGACCGAGCCGCAGGCCGAGGCGGTGGCGCACGTGGACGGGCCGCTCTTGGTGCTCGCGGGGCCGGGGTCGGGCAAGACGCGGGTGATCACGCGGCGGGTGGCGTACCTGGTGCGGGCCTGCGGCGTGCCGCCGTGGCACGTGCTGGCGATCACGTTCACGAACAAGGCCGCCGGCGAGATGCGCGAGCGGGTGGCGCAGCTGCTTACCGAGAAGCAGGCCCGGGCGGCGACGGTCTCGACCTTCCACGCCCTGTGCGCGCGACTCATCCGCCAGCACGCCGAGCGGGTGGGGCTGCCGCCGGGCTACTCGATCTACGACACGGCCGACCAGAAGGCGGCGATCAAGACCGCGCTGTCCGAGCTGGAGATCAACCCGAAGAACTTCGCCCCCGCCTCGATGCTCGCGGGCATCTCCAACGCCAAGAACGAGCTGCTCACGCCCGCGGCGTACCAGGCCACCGCCAGCGACTTCCACAAGCGGACGGTCGCGAAGGTCTACGCCAAGTACCAGCAGATCCTGGTGCGCAACTCGGCGGTCGACTTCGACGACCTGCTGATGAAGACCGTCGAGCTGTGCTCCAACCACCCTGACGTCCTCGCCGAGCTGCAGGACCGCTTCCGCTACATCCTCGTCGACGAGTACCAGGACACGAACCGGGCCCAGTTCATGATCGCCGACTTCCTCGCGAAGTCGCACCACAACCTGATGGTCACCGGCGACCCGGATCAATCCATCTACGGGTGGCGCGGCGCGGACATCCGCAACATCCTCGACTTCGAGACCGGCTACGCCGAGGCCAAGACGATCCGGCTGGAGCAGAACTACCGCTCCACGAAGACGATCCTCGCCGCGGCGGATGCGCTCATCGCGAACAACGCACGCCGGAAGGCCAAGCGGCTGTTCACCGACAACGACGACGGCGGACCGGTGGTCGTCACCAAGACCTACGACCAGGACCAGGAGGCGCAGTTCCTTGCAGAGCGGCTCAAGCACCACCACGACGCCGGCACGCCCTGGTCGGACATGGCGGTCTTCTACCGCATCAACTCGCTGTCGCGCTCGCTGGAGGACGCGCTGCGCGACGGCGCGATCCCGTACCAGATCGCCCGCGGCACGGCCTTCTACGACCGCAAGGAGGTGAAGGACGCGCTGGCCTTCCTCCGCGCGATCGCCAACCCCGCCGACGAGGTGACGCACTTCCGGATCATCAACACGCCCGCCCGGGGGATCTCCGCCGCGAGCGTGAAAGCGATCCGGGCGCACACCCTCGCGACGGACCAGCCGCTGAACGGAGCCCTCGCCGATCCCGAGAAGATCGCCGGGCTGAACAACCGGGCGCAGGTCGCGGTCGCGAAGTTCCACGCGATGCTCGAGGGCTGGCGGCAGCGGGCGGGGCTGGTGGCCACGCCGGGCGAAGGGCTCCTGGTCCCCAGACGCGACGCGGACCCCAGCGAGCAGGGCTCGCTCGCCGATCTGGTCCGCGACGTGATCGACCGCTCCGGGCTCGACGCCTTCTACCGCAACGACAAGAGCGACCCCGACCAGGAGCGGCTGGCCAACCTCGGCGAGCTGGTGACCAGCGTCACGCAGTTCGAGGAGCAGATGGAGCTGGACCGGCTCGAGGACGACCCCGACGCGGAAGTGCCCGGCCTCGGCGAGAAGCTGCTCGGCTTCCTGGAGCGCGTCGCGCTGGTTGCCGACGCCGACTCGATCGACGCCGCCGACGGCAGCGTCACGCTGATGACCCTCCACGCCGCGAAGGGGCTCGAGTTCCCGGTCGTCGGCATGATCGCACTCGAGGACGGCCTGCTCCCGCACCAGCGGGCCGCCGAGGACGAGGACGAGATGGAGGAGGAGCGGCGCCTCGCCTTCGTGGGGATCACGCGGGCCGAGCGGCACCTGTACCTGACCTCGACGAAGTACCGCACCGTCTTCGGCCGGACGAACCCGACGGTGCCCAGCCGCTTCCTCGACGAGTTGCCCGAGTCAGCGGTGGAGCGCAGGGACATCGCTGACGATGCTTTGGACGGCGGGGGCTTCACGCACCGACGCGGGCAGGCGCAGCGGAACCGGGCCGACCGGGAGGCGGACGCGTGGCCCCCGGGCACCGAGGTCCGCCACCCGCAGTTCGGGCGCGGGCGGATCCGCAAGGTCGACTCGATGGGTGCGCACACGCGGGCGAGCGTCGAGTTCCAGACGCACGGGCTCAAGACGATGATCCTGCAGTACGCGAGATTGGAGCGGGTTTGA
- the recN gene encoding DNA repair protein RecN, whose amino-acid sequence MLNQLHIQNLAVIEDATVDFAEGLNVFTGATGAGKSLVIGAFEALLGLRKATDMVRPGAKEARISGLFTLDDPRAAAEVGEALDQEIAAGEEFLLTRKLFASGRSSVSVNGQPATAAMLARAAESLVDIHGQHDHQHLFKPAHQLAILDGYAGTEALRDRFAAGFAELRSMKKKRDRLAASAELREQQRDLAQFQLDEIDAVEPQEGEFPELASRGAVLGNVQSLKADAARCYGALYEADGSINERLQGLTGILLDVAETDPSAAPIAEAVRSATMMLQEAAFDLSRYESRLETDPEEAAEVEARLNQLNRLIAKHGDGRSGRHVVGGEDPLQPVIDKRNQLAEQLEKLAAAETDAGGLDAQIEAAERALDELAGALTVKRKAAAAELAPAVAAQLAELGMVGATLDVGFDAADDTPSGRDRIEFLARTNPGQPERPLRAIASGGELSRVMLALKGVLHGGDRISVLVFDEVDANIGGRLGSVIGRKLRALADADAAEGPKPQVLCITHLAQIAAFGDKHFVIQKRTTGSKKTDSTATTVAAIDGKARVDELAEMLAGAEATPTTRKQARELLRVAERG is encoded by the coding sequence ATGCTCAACCAGCTCCACATCCAGAACCTCGCCGTCATCGAGGACGCCACGGTGGACTTCGCCGAGGGGCTCAACGTGTTCACGGGCGCCACCGGGGCGGGCAAGTCGCTGGTGATCGGGGCTTTCGAGGCGCTGCTCGGGCTGCGCAAGGCGACGGACATGGTGCGGCCCGGGGCGAAGGAGGCGCGGATCTCCGGCTTGTTCACGCTGGACGATCCGCGGGCGGCGGCGGAGGTCGGCGAGGCGCTCGACCAGGAGATCGCCGCCGGCGAGGAGTTCCTGCTCACGCGGAAGCTGTTCGCGTCCGGCCGCTCCAGCGTGTCCGTGAACGGCCAGCCCGCGACGGCGGCGATGCTCGCGCGGGCGGCGGAGTCGCTCGTGGACATCCACGGCCAGCACGACCACCAGCACCTCTTCAAGCCGGCCCACCAGCTGGCGATCCTCGACGGCTACGCCGGCACCGAAGCGCTGCGGGACCGCTTCGCCGCGGGCTTCGCGGAGCTGCGTTCGATGAAGAAGAAGCGGGATCGGCTCGCCGCCTCCGCCGAGCTGCGCGAGCAACAACGCGACCTGGCGCAGTTCCAGCTCGACGAGATCGACGCGGTGGAGCCGCAGGAGGGCGAGTTTCCCGAGCTCGCCAGCCGCGGGGCCGTGCTCGGCAACGTGCAGTCGCTCAAAGCGGATGCGGCGCGTTGTTACGGCGCGCTGTATGAAGCCGACGGCTCGATCAACGAGCGGCTGCAGGGGCTCACCGGGATCCTCCTCGACGTCGCGGAGACGGATCCGTCGGCCGCGCCCATCGCCGAGGCCGTCCGCTCCGCCACGATGATGCTCCAGGAGGCGGCCTTCGATCTGTCCCGCTACGAGAGCCGGCTGGAGACCGACCCCGAGGAGGCCGCCGAGGTGGAGGCCCGGCTCAACCAGCTCAACCGGCTCATCGCCAAGCACGGCGACGGCCGCAGCGGCCGGCACGTCGTCGGCGGAGAGGACCCGCTGCAGCCGGTGATCGACAAGCGGAACCAGCTCGCCGAGCAGCTCGAGAAGCTGGCCGCCGCCGAGACGGACGCGGGCGGCCTGGACGCGCAGATCGAGGCCGCCGAGCGGGCGCTGGACGAGCTGGCCGGGGCGCTGACGGTGAAGCGGAAGGCCGCCGCCGCCGAGCTCGCCCCCGCCGTCGCGGCGCAGCTCGCCGAGCTGGGCATGGTCGGGGCGACGCTGGACGTCGGCTTCGATGCCGCCGACGACACGCCCTCGGGCCGCGACCGGATCGAGTTCCTCGCCCGCACCAACCCCGGCCAGCCCGAGCGTCCGCTGCGGGCGATCGCCTCCGGCGGCGAGCTCTCGCGCGTGATGCTCGCGCTCAAGGGCGTCCTCCACGGCGGAGACCGCATCTCGGTCCTCGTCTTCGACGAGGTCGACGCGAACATCGGCGGGCGGTTGGGGTCGGTGATCGGGCGGAAGCTGCGGGCGCTGGCGGATGCAGATGCCGCGGAAGGGCCGAAACCGCAGGTCCTCTGCATCACGCACCTCGCGCAGATCGCCGCCTTCGGCGACAAGCACTTCGTCATCCAGAAGAGGACGACCGGCTCGAAGAAGACCGATTCCACCGCGACGACCGTCGCCGCCATCGACGGCAAGGCCCGCGTCGACGAACTCGCCGAGATGCTCGCGGGCGCCGAGGCGACCCCGACGACGAGGAAGCAAGCCCGCGAGCTCCTCCGCGTGGCGGAGCGGGGGTGA